In a single window of the Streptomyces sp. NBC_00285 genome:
- a CDS encoding STAS domain-containing protein: protein MYIRGDHAELVVGGRLDVRSAADARTVLHSAVDDGAGDLVLDLSELDSWDATGLGVIMGVHRRAGRCGRRLVLRDVPPQMQRLLVATRLHRILAVEGGIGVESLPRV from the coding sequence ATGTACATCAGGGGCGACCACGCCGAGCTGGTCGTCGGGGGCCGCCTCGACGTCCGCAGCGCGGCGGACGCCCGTACGGTCCTGCACTCGGCCGTCGACGACGGAGCCGGCGACCTGGTGCTCGACCTGTCCGAGCTGGATTCCTGGGACGCCACGGGACTCGGGGTGATCATGGGGGTGCACCGCAGGGCCGGCCGCTGTGGCCGCCGCCTGGTGCTGCGCGACGTACCGCCGCAGATGCAGCGCCTCCTGGTAGCCACCCGACTGCACCGGATCCTGGCGGTCGAGGGCGGCATCGGGGTCGAGTCCCTGCCCCGCGTCTGA
- a CDS encoding ATP-binding protein, giving the protein MDPNHQGPEEYGHDGDGGPPRQRPPRDPLTPGLGQNSPTLARTVQLVAGDFLLTVNPVDGSEIEACPPGERPGRPEKYSAAARAEVDRAARPSVPPGRTRTALPLLARQDERERLVRLLARGRSVRLTGPAGSGRTSLLDVVAEDCSDLAPDGVVRLTGFHRTATELLYDLYYAVYNSPLHRPDRNGLLSCVREIGAVVVLDDVEFGGAALDELLDATPECAFVIGATPEVPAPSADSTVEEVFLSGLERADGIELLERAVGRVLTEEESNWAGDLWFESEGLPLRFVQAGALLKERDRQRAGASAVAEFGVFADAAPADAPVEADQAEEIPLPALGEAAAPAPLLASRLSESARATLRFAVALGGEVPHQAHLPALVGDTHADAALGELAASGLVSPVGSRYRLAAGVLTQLEAAGYGDDTEARALAAAQHYGWWAGHPSVTPERVCGEADALLAALDTLISASFEPQGPPSSPAEGEESPLVQLARTAAPAFAAGGHWGPWERALRSGAEASRLAGEMSDRAYFHHELGILALCGGQLDQARAELEASIGLRGALADKHGTVAGRRALALVSDRDGTAPGLAVLGATAGEEVPEARYEESASPPGGVPAAFPPLRPPADSPTVVVSRTPSLPARSHKVRGGLRGLAKRNLVAAGAGALLVAVLGTVVTLGATSDNDPNAPSNQVGPNPSASVGIDEGDLGADAPKNGDGPGDTGTATTRPTDPGPDGTYGTSDDPTPTGAVEPSGGASGTKGPGSSGTPSSPRPTTPRPSTSKPSTSSTPTGSGSSSPSTSPSGSAEPSVTPTATTPTATIPSNATSASGTASITPVETSSSVSAPASSSQQVI; this is encoded by the coding sequence ATGGACCCGAACCACCAGGGACCCGAGGAGTACGGCCATGACGGCGATGGCGGTCCGCCGCGCCAGCGGCCTCCCAGGGATCCCCTCACGCCCGGCCTTGGCCAGAACTCACCCACGCTCGCCCGTACCGTGCAGCTCGTCGCGGGCGACTTCCTGCTCACCGTCAACCCCGTCGACGGCAGCGAGATAGAAGCCTGCCCGCCCGGCGAGCGGCCCGGACGGCCCGAGAAGTACAGCGCCGCCGCACGCGCCGAGGTGGACCGCGCGGCCCGCCCGTCCGTCCCGCCGGGACGGACCCGCACCGCCCTGCCGCTCCTGGCCCGCCAGGACGAACGCGAACGACTGGTACGGCTGCTCGCCCGCGGCCGCTCGGTACGTCTGACCGGCCCCGCGGGATCGGGCCGCACCAGCCTCCTCGACGTCGTCGCCGAGGACTGCTCGGACCTCGCCCCCGACGGCGTCGTCCGCCTCACCGGCTTCCACCGCACGGCGACCGAGCTGCTGTACGACCTCTACTACGCCGTCTACAACTCACCCCTGCACCGCCCCGACCGGAACGGGCTGCTCTCCTGCGTCAGGGAGATCGGCGCGGTCGTCGTCCTCGACGACGTCGAGTTCGGCGGCGCCGCGCTCGACGAACTGCTGGACGCCACGCCGGAGTGCGCGTTCGTGATCGGTGCGACCCCGGAGGTGCCCGCACCCTCGGCCGACTCCACCGTCGAGGAGGTCTTCCTCAGCGGCCTGGAGCGCGCCGACGGAATCGAGCTTCTGGAGCGCGCCGTCGGCCGGGTGCTCACCGAGGAGGAGTCGAACTGGGCGGGCGACCTGTGGTTCGAGTCCGAGGGCCTGCCCCTGCGCTTCGTCCAGGCCGGCGCCCTGCTCAAGGAACGCGACCGGCAGCGGGCCGGCGCGAGCGCCGTCGCCGAGTTCGGCGTCTTCGCGGACGCGGCTCCGGCCGACGCACCCGTCGAGGCGGACCAGGCCGAGGAGATACCCCTGCCCGCGCTCGGCGAGGCCGCGGCACCGGCCCCGCTGCTCGCCTCCCGGCTGAGCGAGTCCGCGCGTGCCACCCTGCGGTTCGCCGTCGCGCTCGGCGGCGAGGTGCCCCACCAGGCGCATCTGCCCGCACTCGTCGGTGACACCCACGCGGACGCCGCGCTGGGCGAGCTCGCCGCCTCGGGTCTGGTCTCCCCGGTCGGTTCCCGCTACCGGCTCGCCGCCGGTGTCCTCACCCAGCTGGAGGCGGCCGGATACGGCGACGACACCGAGGCCCGCGCCCTCGCCGCCGCCCAGCACTACGGCTGGTGGGCCGGACACCCCTCGGTCACCCCGGAGCGGGTGTGCGGGGAGGCAGACGCCCTGCTCGCCGCCCTCGACACCCTGATCTCCGCCTCGTTCGAGCCGCAGGGACCCCCGTCCTCGCCCGCCGAGGGCGAGGAGAGCCCCCTCGTGCAGCTGGCCCGCACGGCGGCGCCCGCGTTCGCGGCGGGCGGTCACTGGGGCCCCTGGGAGCGGGCACTGCGCTCTGGCGCGGAGGCCTCGCGGCTCGCCGGCGAGATGTCCGACCGGGCCTACTTCCACCACGAGCTCGGCATCCTCGCGCTCTGCGGCGGACAGCTCGACCAGGCCCGCGCCGAACTGGAGGCCTCCATCGGCCTGCGCGGCGCCCTCGCCGACAAGCACGGCACCGTCGCGGGCCGCCGCGCCCTCGCCCTGGTCTCCGACCGGGACGGCACCGCGCCCGGCCTGGCCGTCCTCGGTGCGACGGCGGGCGAGGAGGTCCCCGAAGCCCGGTACGAGGAGTCGGCCTCGCCGCCCGGGGGAGTCCCCGCGGCCTTCCCGCCGCTCCGGCCGCCGGCCGACTCGCCGACGGTCGTCGTCAGCCGCACCCCCTCGCTGCCCGCGCGCTCGCACAAGGTCCGGGGCGGTCTCAGAGGCCTCGCCAAGCGCAACCTGGTCGCGGCCGGAGCGGGCGCGCTGCTGGTGGCGGTGCTCGGCACCGTCGTCACGCTGGGCGCCACCTCCGACAACGACCCCAACGCCCCCTCCAACCAGGTCGGCCCCAACCCGTCGGCCAGCGTCGGCATCGACGAGGGCGACCTCGGCGCCGACGCCCCGAAGAACGGCGACGGTCCGGGCGACACGGGTACGGCCACGACCCGTCCCACCGACCCGGGGCCCGACGGCACGTACGGGACGTCGGACGATCCGACGCCCACGGGAGCGGTCGAACCTTCGGGCGGCGCGAGCGGGACGAAGGGACCGGGGAGCAGCGGTACGCCGAGTTCGCCGAGGCCGACGACGCCCAGGCCCTCGACGTCGAAGCCGTCGACATCGTCCACGCCGACGGGCTCGGGTTCCTCGTCACCGTCGACGTCACCGTCCGGGAGTGCGGAGCCTTCGGTGACGCCCACCGCCACCACCCCGACCGCCACGATCCCGAGCAACGCCACCTCGGCCAGCGGCACGGCCTCCATCACCCCGGTGGAGACCAGCAGCTCGGTCAGTGCCCCGGCGAGCAGTTCGCAGCAGGTCATCTGA